One window of the Gammaproteobacteria bacterium genome contains the following:
- a CDS encoding phosphoglycerate dehydrogenase — translation MFKIQTLNNISDIGLERLPRDTYEIASEMRQPDAILLRSFKMHDMEIPASLKAVGRAGAGVNNIPVDKLSARGIPVFNAPGANANAVKELVIAGMLLACRNICQSWDFARRLEGDDATLNKLVEEGKKDFVGFELPGRTLGVIGLGAIGREVANAALALGMKVIGFDPGITVQGAWKLSSSVQQAGSVDDLVAKADFISLHVPLSDATRNLINAQRLKLMKKGVVLLNFAREGIIDVDALNAALGSGQVYAYVCDFPSNLFKGSKRVIALPHLGASTGEAEDNCAVMVAEQVRDFLENGNIHNAVNFPEVMMPRTEGQRIAIANANVPNMVGQISTAMAKAGINIIDLINKSRGDYAYTLADAEGKIPDSVVQEIAKIDGVLSVRTL, via the coding sequence ATGTTCAAAATTCAAACGTTAAACAACATCTCGGATATTGGTCTGGAGCGTCTGCCGCGCGATACGTATGAAATTGCGTCAGAGATGCGCCAGCCGGATGCAATTCTGCTGCGCTCATTCAAGATGCACGATATGGAAATACCTGCGTCGCTCAAGGCGGTAGGGCGTGCTGGCGCAGGTGTAAACAACATTCCCGTCGACAAGCTGTCAGCCCGGGGCATTCCTGTGTTCAATGCCCCCGGCGCGAATGCCAACGCGGTAAAAGAGCTGGTGATTGCAGGCATGCTGCTCGCATGCCGCAACATCTGCCAGAGCTGGGATTTTGCACGCCGTCTTGAAGGCGACGACGCCACGCTGAATAAACTGGTCGAAGAGGGCAAAAAGGATTTCGTCGGCTTCGAGCTGCCCGGCCGCACGCTGGGCGTGATCGGGCTCGGCGCCATAGGGCGTGAAGTGGCAAACGCCGCTCTCGCGCTCGGCATGAAAGTAATCGGCTTCGACCCGGGTATCACCGTGCAGGGCGCATGGAAGCTGTCTTCCAGCGTGCAGCAGGCCGGCAGCGTGGATGATCTGGTGGCCAAGGCGGACTTTATCTCGCTGCATGTGCCACTCTCCGATGCGACGCGTAACCTCATTAATGCGCAGCGCCTGAAGCTTATGAAGAAAGGCGTGGTCTTGCTCAACTTTGCGCGCGAAGGCATCATTGATGTCGATGCACTGAATGCGGCGTTGGGCAGTGGCCAGGTGTATGCCTATGTATGCGACTTTCCGAGCAATCTGTTCAAGGGTAGCAAGCGCGTCATTGCGCTGCCACATCTGGGCGCATCCACCGGCGAGGCCGAGGATAACTGCGCCGTGATGGTGGCGGAGCAGGTGCGTGATTTTCTCGAGAACGGCAATATTCACAACGCGGTGAATTTTCCCGAAGTGATGATGCCACGCACCGAAGGTCAGCGGATCGCCATTGCCAATGCCAACGTGCCCAACATGGTGGGACAGATTTCCACCGCGATGGCCAAGGCCGGGATCAATATCATTGACCTGATCAACAAGTCGCGCGGCGATTATGCCTATACGCTGGCCGATGCCGAAGGGAAAATTCCTGACAGCGTGGTGCAGGAAATTGCAAAAATTGACGGCGTATTGTCGGTGCGTACGTTGTAA
- the pheA gene encoding prephenate dehydratase, with protein MSDTLQALRARIDALDEKIQALVSERAACAQEVAEVKRVSGEHNDCYRAEREAEVLRKVLERNHGPLSNEEIARLFREIISTCRALEQPLSIAYLGPQGTYSEAAALKHFGHAVTALPVANIDDIFRTVESGTANYGVVPVENSTEGSVSHTLDMLMVSPLRICGEVELRVHHQLLCKSGTLAGAQRVYAHPQALAQCRVWLDSHLPGVDLLPVSSNAEGARRAAQETGAAAIASDLAASIYQLQTLAMNIEDESNNTTRFLVLGKQDTMPSGHDKTSLLVSTRNQSGALHHLLQPLAQHEISMTRIESRPSRQAAWEYVFFIDIEGHMQEPAVAAALKEIQSDAALLKVLGSYPKAVL; from the coding sequence ATGAGCGACACACTGCAAGCGCTGCGTGCCCGCATTGATGCGCTGGATGAAAAAATCCAGGCGCTGGTGAGCGAGCGTGCTGCGTGTGCGCAGGAAGTTGCAGAAGTGAAACGCGTCAGTGGCGAGCACAATGATTGTTACCGCGCCGAACGCGAGGCCGAGGTGCTGCGCAAGGTTCTGGAGCGCAATCACGGTCCGCTCAGTAATGAGGAAATAGCGCGGCTGTTCCGTGAAATAATATCTACCTGCCGTGCGCTGGAGCAACCGCTCAGCATTGCCTATCTGGGACCTCAGGGTACCTACTCCGAAGCGGCTGCCCTCAAGCATTTTGGGCATGCGGTTACAGCACTGCCGGTGGCGAATATCGATGATATCTTCCGTACTGTAGAGTCCGGCACGGCCAACTACGGCGTGGTACCGGTCGAGAACTCCACCGAGGGATCCGTCAGTCACACACTGGATATGCTTATGGTGTCGCCGCTCCGGATCTGCGGTGAGGTAGAGCTGCGTGTACATCACCAATTGTTGTGCAAATCCGGCACGCTGGCCGGGGCACAGCGCGTGTATGCCCATCCGCAGGCGCTGGCGCAGTGCCGGGTCTGGCTGGATAGCCACTTGCCCGGGGTGGATTTGTTGCCTGTGAGCAGTAATGCCGAGGGTGCCCGCCGTGCTGCACAGGAGACGGGCGCCGCCGCCATTGCCAGTGATCTTGCCGCGTCGATTTACCAGCTGCAGACGTTGGCGATGAATATAGAGGATGAATCCAACAATACCACGCGCTTTCTGGTGCTGGGGAAGCAGGACACGATGCCCAGCGGCCATGACAAAACATCACTGCTGGTGTCGACGCGCAACCAGTCCGGTGCGCTGCACCACCTGCTGCAGCCGCTTGCGCAGCATGAAATCAGCATGACGCGCATTGAGTCGCGTCCTTCCCGCCAGGCGGCCTGGGAGTATGTGTTTTTCATCGACATCGAGGGACACATGCAGGAGCCGGCTGTTGCCGCAGCGTTGAAGGAGATACAGTCCGATGCGGCGCTGCTGAAGGTGCTGGGCTCCTACCCCAAGGCCGTGCTGTAA
- the hisC gene encoding histidinol-phosphate transaminase has translation MRFSFMELATSGVRNLQPYVPGKPVAELEREYGVRDAIKLASNENPLGPSPRVLGAIQQSLTQLARYPDGAGFELRAALARRHGVQLDQITLGNGSNDLLELVTRAFVTPQHEVVFSEHAFAVYPIVTQAVGATARVAAVHNWGHDLDAMGALVNERTRVVFIANPNNPTGTWLSESALEDFLQTIPPAVLVVVDEAYFEYARDTAADYPDASQWLTRFPNLIVTRTFSKAYGLAGLRVGYALSQPEVADMLNRVRQPFNVNNLGQVAALAALEDTDHLARSLACNREGMAQVTSAFALMGLTFIPSAGNFVCVDTGRDALDVYDALLREGVIVRPVANYGMPQHLRVTIGLPEENERFIKALEKVLAKNQPTT, from the coding sequence ATGCGTTTCTCTTTTATGGAATTGGCCACGTCGGGCGTGCGCAACCTGCAACCCTATGTGCCGGGCAAGCCGGTTGCCGAACTGGAGCGCGAATACGGTGTGCGCGATGCCATCAAGCTGGCCTCAAACGAGAATCCACTGGGGCCGAGTCCGCGTGTGCTGGGTGCCATACAACAGTCGCTGACTCAGCTGGCGCGTTATCCGGACGGAGCGGGGTTTGAGTTGCGCGCCGCATTGGCACGCAGACACGGCGTGCAGTTGGACCAAATCACGCTGGGCAATGGCTCGAACGACCTGCTGGAGCTGGTTACGCGCGCATTTGTCACGCCGCAGCATGAAGTGGTGTTTTCAGAGCATGCCTTTGCCGTATATCCCATTGTGACACAGGCGGTCGGTGCGACGGCGCGTGTCGCAGCAGTACACAACTGGGGCCATGATCTGGACGCCATGGGCGCGCTGGTCAATGAGCGTACCCGTGTAGTGTTTATAGCCAACCCCAATAATCCTACCGGTACCTGGTTATCGGAATCTGCGCTGGAAGATTTCCTGCAGACGATTCCACCGGCTGTTCTGGTGGTGGTGGACGAGGCGTATTTTGAGTATGCACGGGATACCGCTGCCGACTATCCGGACGCGAGCCAGTGGCTCACGCGGTTTCCAAACCTGATTGTGACACGCACCTTTTCCAAGGCGTATGGCCTGGCAGGCCTGCGCGTGGGCTATGCACTGTCGCAGCCGGAAGTGGCGGATATGCTGAACCGTGTGCGCCAACCCTTCAATGTGAACAATCTGGGGCAAGTGGCGGCGCTGGCGGCGCTCGAAGACACCGATCACCTGGCGCGCAGTCTGGCATGTAATCGTGAGGGCATGGCACAGGTAACCTCGGCATTTGCCTTGATGGGGTTGACGTTCATCCCTTCGGCGGGAAATTTTGTGTGCGTAGATACCGGACGCGATGCGCTGGATGTTTATGACGCACTCCTGCGCGAGGGTGTCATTGTGCGCCCGGTGGCGAATTACGGCATGCCGCAACACCTGCGCGTCACGATCGGGTTGCCTGAAGAAAACGAACGTTTTATTAAAGCCTTGGAAAAGGTGTTGGCGAAGAATCAGCCAACTACTTAA
- a CDS encoding prephenate dehydrogenase/arogenate dehydrogenase family protein, translating to MINKLTIIGVGLIGGSLARALRQAGACREIVGSGRNAAQLQKAVTLGVIDRYETDPAGAVQDADLVVLAVPVGATEAVLKQIQPMLAAHTVITDTGSAKASVIEAARTVFGEVPANFVPGHPIAGTEQSGVEASFAELFQQRRVVLTPLAHTDADAIRQVRAMWEQAGAEVMEMGAARHDALLAATSHLPHLLAYTLVDSLARTESHDDIFRFAAGGFRDFTRIAASDPVMWRDICLANRDAILTVLERFSADLGQLRAAIHAGDGARILDVFARAKHERDQFNG from the coding sequence ATGATAAATAAATTAACTATTATCGGCGTGGGATTGATCGGCGGCTCGCTCGCGCGCGCACTCAGGCAGGCAGGCGCGTGCCGGGAGATCGTCGGCAGCGGGCGCAACGCTGCACAACTGCAAAAGGCCGTTACGCTGGGTGTGATTGACCGCTACGAGACAGACCCGGCGGGCGCTGTGCAGGATGCCGACCTGGTCGTGCTGGCAGTACCTGTCGGTGCTACAGAGGCGGTATTGAAACAGATCCAGCCCATGCTTGCAGCGCACACCGTTATCACCGATACCGGTAGCGCCAAGGCAAGCGTGATTGAGGCTGCGCGTACAGTATTTGGTGAGGTGCCTGCGAATTTTGTGCCTGGGCACCCGATCGCAGGTACGGAGCAGAGCGGTGTCGAGGCCTCGTTTGCTGAACTGTTTCAGCAGCGCCGTGTGGTGCTGACGCCGCTTGCACATACCGATGCAGACGCCATCCGACAGGTGCGTGCCATGTGGGAGCAGGCGGGGGCCGAGGTGATGGAGATGGGCGCTGCCCGCCACGACGCACTGCTCGCTGCCACCAGCCATCTGCCGCACCTGCTGGCCTATACGCTGGTCGATAGCCTTGCGCGCACGGAAAGTCATGACGACATCTTCCGCTTTGCAGCAGGCGGCTTTCGTGACTTCACGCGTATCGCTGCCAGCGACCCCGTCATGTGGCGCGACATCTGCCTTGCCAACCGCGATGCAATACTGACCGTGCTGGAGCGTTTCAGTGCTGACCTGGGGCAACTGCGCGCTGCCATCCATGCTGGTGACGGCGCACGCATCCTCGATGTCTTTGCCCGCGCCAAGCATGAGCGTGACCAGTTCAACGGTTGA
- the aroA gene encoding 3-phosphoshikimate 1-carboxyvinyltransferase, with translation MTVSALTYHVTPGGALRGRVRVPGDKSISHRAIMLGSVATGVTAVSGFLDGEDCLCTLAAFRALGVTIEHPAPGKLVIHGVGLHGLKPPVAALDLGNSGTSMRLLSGLLCGLPFDVTLTGDASLSRRPMRRVTEPLARMGAHIEATAQGTAPLLIRGGQGLTGIDYQLPVASAQVKSALLLAGLYASGSICVTEPAPTRDHTERMLRGFGYVVEQEGATVCLAGGGELHATSIDVPADISSAAFFMVGASIAPGSDVMLEHVGINPTRIGVINILRRMGADITLLNERTVGGEPVADIRVRAASLHGVRVPEDQVPLAIDEFPALFIAAACATGETVLTGAHELRVKESDRIQAMADGLAQLGIEARPTLDGMVIQGGRLGGGMIDSHGDHRIAMAFAMAALCAQTAISIADCANVNTSFPGFVGLAQRAGLAISSTDGA, from the coding sequence ATGACGGTTTCTGCGCTGACATATCACGTAACGCCGGGTGGCGCACTGCGCGGGCGCGTGCGCGTGCCAGGGGACAAGTCCATTTCACATCGTGCCATCATGCTGGGGTCTGTCGCCACTGGCGTGACTGCGGTGAGCGGGTTTCTTGATGGAGAAGATTGCCTGTGCACGCTGGCGGCATTCCGTGCCCTGGGCGTGACCATAGAGCATCCCGCTCCGGGCAAGCTCGTGATTCACGGTGTGGGGCTGCATGGCCTGAAGCCGCCCGTGGCGGCGCTTGACCTGGGCAATTCGGGTACATCGATGCGTCTGTTGTCGGGCCTGTTGTGCGGCCTGCCGTTTGACGTGACGCTGACGGGCGATGCCTCGCTGTCACGTCGACCCATGCGGCGTGTCACTGAGCCGCTGGCGCGCATGGGCGCACACATTGAAGCCACGGCGCAGGGCACCGCGCCGCTGCTGATACGGGGCGGGCAAGGGCTGACCGGGATTGATTATCAGTTGCCGGTGGCGAGTGCACAGGTGAAGTCTGCGCTGTTGCTCGCAGGGCTCTATGCGAGCGGTTCCATCTGCGTCACAGAGCCAGCGCCGACGCGGGATCATACCGAGCGCATGCTGCGCGGTTTCGGTTACGTCGTGGAACAGGAGGGTGCCACAGTGTGCCTGGCCGGTGGTGGTGAGTTGCACGCCACGTCGATTGATGTCCCGGCGGATATTTCATCGGCTGCATTTTTCATGGTGGGGGCCAGCATTGCGCCAGGATCAGATGTGATGCTGGAGCATGTGGGTATTAATCCGACCCGCATCGGCGTGATCAACATCCTGCGCCGCATGGGTGCGGACATCACGCTGCTTAATGAGCGTACAGTGGGTGGCGAACCGGTGGCGGATATTCGTGTGCGTGCTGCCAGTCTGCATGGTGTGCGTGTTCCGGAAGACCAGGTGCCGCTGGCGATAGATGAATTTCCCGCACTGTTTATCGCTGCCGCCTGCGCCACGGGCGAAACGGTACTCACCGGGGCACATGAGCTGCGCGTGAAGGAAAGCGACCGCATCCAGGCGATGGCCGATGGGTTGGCGCAACTCGGGATTGAGGCGCGACCCACCCTTGACGGAATGGTGATCCAGGGCGGCAGGCTGGGCGGCGGGATGATCGACAGCCACGGTGATCACCGCATCGCCATGGCCTTTGCCATGGCAGCACTGTGTGCGCAGACCGCTATCTCCATTGCTGACTGCGCCAATGTGAATACCTCGTTCCCCGGCTTTGTCGGCCTTGCGCAGCGTGCGGGATTAGCGATCAGCAGCACGGACGGCGCGTGA